From Alphaproteobacteria bacterium, the proteins below share one genomic window:
- the lpxC gene encoding UDP-3-O-acyl-N-acetylglucosamine deacetylase — protein sequence MQPLLPSPVLSGTQKTLAAPLSCEGEGVHNGKSVRISIQPAPANYGIQFERTDVKDKTNIVSAIWSGVRVTPLCTQILNADGVEVRTIEHLMAALFASGIDNAHITINGAEMPIMDGSSLPFLHMIASVGIVDCGAAPREFIKIIKPIEAKHGDAYARLLPAATPRFSVTVAYPQHNVGEQQAYFDFEDGNFIKDIASARTFGFKTDLEYLHAKGLALGGNFSNAILINAEGKIMNPGGYRSPNELARHKLLDAVGDVALAGGIILGHMESNRSGHTLNNALLRALFADPSAYTKVEISESLGFASQLSENTVSV from the coding sequence TTGCAACCTCTCCTTCCTTCTCCCGTTTTATCGGGCACACAAAAAACGCTGGCAGCGCCGCTGTCGTGTGAAGGCGAAGGCGTGCATAACGGAAAATCGGTGCGTATCAGTATTCAACCTGCTCCCGCCAATTACGGTATCCAGTTTGAGCGCACCGATGTGAAAGACAAAACCAATATCGTTTCTGCAATCTGGAGCGGCGTGCGCGTGACCCCGCTTTGCACACAAATTTTAAACGCTGACGGCGTTGAAGTACGTACCATTGAACATCTGATGGCGGCGCTTTTTGCCAGCGGTATTGATAACGCGCATATTACCATCAACGGCGCCGAAATGCCGATTATGGATGGCAGCAGCTTGCCTTTCCTGCATATGATTGCAAGCGTTGGGATTGTGGATTGCGGCGCAGCTCCGCGTGAATTCATCAAAATCATCAAGCCGATTGAAGCCAAGCACGGCGATGCGTATGCACGTTTATTGCCCGCAGCAACACCGCGCTTTAGCGTAACCGTTGCCTACCCGCAGCATAATGTGGGTGAACAACAAGCCTATTTTGATTTTGAGGACGGCAATTTCATTAAGGATATTGCAAGCGCACGTACCTTTGGCTTTAAAACCGATTTGGAATATCTTCACGCCAAGGGATTGGCGCTGGGCGGAAATTTCAGTAATGCGATTTTGATTAATGCCGAAGGCAAGATCATGAACCCGGGCGGCTATCGTTCCCCCAATGAACTGGCACGCCATAAATTGCTGGACGCTGTAGGTGATGTGGCACTGGCCGGCGGAATTATTCTGGGCCACATGGAAAGTAACCGTTCAGGCCACACGCTTAACAACGCTTTGCTCCGTGCTTTATTCGCTGACCCCAGCGCCTATACCAAAGTAGAGATAAGCGAATCATTAGGCTTTGCTTCCCAGCTTTCAGAAAACACCGTTTCTGTTTAG
- a CDS encoding outer membrane protein assembly factor BamD produces MAHIKKLCIVLALVLLASCEGTTEKPYVEKSVDQLYSAASKAMEEKDFAEAARLFDEVERQHPYSEWASRAQIMSAFSHYQNYKYDDAINTLDRFIQIHPGHAQIAYAYYLKALCHYEQISDVRRDQGNTAKAMDELREVSRRFPGTPYARDAELKIGLAKDHLAGKEMEIGRYYLNQKQYIAALGRFRRVIEDFQTTSHVPEALHRIVETYLLIGIPKEAQTAAAVLGYNYPGNRWYQDSYEVLKGKGLSPQKDEASWIAKQFSSSTPKPAPEPAPPETVRPAAKREVIQPVYIRTETPTSKTEAPK; encoded by the coding sequence ATGGCTCATATCAAAAAACTCTGCATTGTCCTTGCGCTTGTGTTGCTTGCATCTTGCGAAGGTACCACTGAAAAACCCTATGTCGAAAAATCGGTCGACCAGCTCTATTCGGCTGCATCCAAAGCCATGGAAGAAAAGGATTTTGCCGAAGCCGCACGGCTGTTTGACGAAGTGGAACGCCAGCATCCCTATTCCGAATGGGCATCACGTGCGCAGATTATGTCGGCGTTTTCGCATTACCAGAATTACAAATACGATGATGCGATTAATACGCTTGACCGCTTTATTCAAATCCACCCCGGCCATGCGCAAATTGCCTATGCCTATTACTTAAAGGCGCTGTGCCATTACGAACAAATCAGCGATGTGCGACGCGACCAAGGCAACACCGCAAAGGCAATGGATGAATTACGCGAAGTATCGCGCCGCTTTCCAGGGACACCGTATGCACGCGATGCGGAATTAAAAATTGGCCTTGCCAAAGACCATTTGGCGGGTAAGGAAATGGAAATTGGCAGGTATTATCTGAACCAGAAACAATATATCGCCGCGCTGGGCCGTTTCCGCCGCGTGATTGAAGATTTCCAGACCACCAGCCATGTGCCCGAAGCATTGCACCGGATTGTGGAAACATATCTGCTGATTGGCATTCCAAAAGAAGCGCAAACCGCTGCAGCGGTATTGGGGTATAACTATCCAGGCAACCGCTGGTATCAAGACAGTTACGAAGTATTGAAGGGTAAGGGCCTCTCACCACAAAAGGACGAAGCAAGCTGGATTGCAAAACAATTCAGTTCCTCAACGCCCAAGCCCGCCCCCGAACCTGCGCCGCCTGAAACGGTTAGACCCGCAGCCAAACGCGAAGTTATTCAACCAGTCTATATCCGCACCGAAACCCCAACTTCAAAAACCGAAGCCCCGAAATAG
- the ligA gene encoding NAD-dependent DNA ligase LigA has protein sequence MSKKNPKKPVEIELTPLEAKAEMQRLADIILHHDKLYHQKDAPEISDGEYDALRSAFKKLAESYPHLVPANNPEKAVGATPLSGFSKVKHRVPMLSLGNAFDDEDVTDFITRIQRFLNLSTDTAVECVAEPKIDGLSASLFYENGVFTQGATRGDGEVGEDITQNLSTIKDIPKKLSGKFPATIEIRGEVYMERGDFLKMNEKQIAEGKPTFANPRNAAAGSLRQLDPNITATRPLKFFAYSLGYSDGRIVNSQQELRGALKNWGFALNEPSQVCKSAADMIAYHAKIAQMRSTLPFDLDGVVYKINDFDLQERLGFVSRSPRWAIAHKFSAEEAETTLNDIIIQVGRTGALTPVAELEPVNVGGVMVSRATLHNEDEIQRKDIRVGDRVIIRRAGDVIPQIVSVKLDARPKNSSAYVFPDTCPVCNSPAIRPEGEAVRRCTGGFTCNAQAIERLIHFASRDALDIEGLGDKSLRDFWDEGLIKVPADIFTLESRDKDKALEKREGWGKKSVQKLFDAINAKRTVPLDRFIFALGIRQIGETTAKLLARNYGSWKNLSEQMIEAADHDSIAYRDFVALDGIGKVMADDLIGFFADKHNQKIIRDLLDEVTVEDFVRVASAATALTGKTIVFTGTLQTMGRNEAKAKAEKLGAHVAGSVSSKTDYVVVGADAGSKADKARALGVTVLDEAEWLKMAGL, from the coding sequence ATGAGTAAAAAAAATCCCAAAAAGCCTGTGGAGATAGAACTCACTCCACTTGAAGCCAAGGCGGAAATGCAACGTCTTGCGGATATAATTTTGCATCACGACAAATTGTATCACCAGAAAGATGCGCCGGAAATCAGCGATGGCGAATATGACGCTCTGCGTAGTGCATTTAAAAAGCTGGCTGAAAGCTATCCGCATCTTGTTCCTGCCAATAATCCTGAAAAAGCCGTTGGCGCTACGCCGTTAAGCGGGTTTAGCAAGGTTAAGCACCGCGTGCCGATGCTATCGCTTGGGAATGCGTTTGATGATGAGGACGTAACAGATTTTATCACCCGCATTCAGCGTTTTTTGAATTTAAGCACCGATACTGCGGTTGAATGCGTGGCAGAACCAAAAATTGATGGACTTTCCGCTAGTTTGTTTTATGAAAACGGCGTGTTCACGCAAGGCGCAACCAGAGGTGATGGCGAAGTTGGCGAAGACATTACGCAAAATTTAAGTACGATTAAGGATATTCCCAAAAAATTATCGGGCAAATTTCCTGCAACAATCGAAATTCGCGGCGAAGTTTATATGGAGCGCGGCGATTTTCTTAAAATGAATGAAAAGCAGATTGCGGAGGGCAAACCCACCTTTGCAAACCCGCGCAATGCGGCAGCAGGAAGCCTTCGCCAACTTGATCCAAACATAACGGCCACGCGCCCGCTTAAATTCTTTGCTTATTCGTTGGGTTATAGTGATGGGCGGATAGTAAATAGCCAGCAGGAATTACGCGGTGCCCTTAAAAACTGGGGCTTTGCGCTTAATGAACCCTCACAAGTATGTAAAAGCGCAGCAGATATGATTGCGTATCATGCCAAGATTGCGCAGATGCGTTCTACCCTGCCCTTCGATTTGGACGGCGTGGTTTACAAAATAAATGATTTTGATTTGCAGGAACGTCTTGGGTTTGTTTCCCGTTCCCCGCGCTGGGCGATTGCGCACAAGTTTTCTGCCGAGGAAGCCGAAACAACCCTTAACGATATTATTATTCAAGTGGGTCGCACCGGCGCCCTTACGCCCGTTGCAGAACTGGAGCCTGTGAACGTGGGCGGCGTGATGGTATCGCGCGCAACCCTGCATAATGAAGATGAAATACAACGCAAAGATATCCGCGTGGGCGACCGTGTAATTATCCGGCGCGCGGGAGATGTGATCCCGCAGATTGTCAGCGTGAAGCTGGATGCACGCCCAAAAAATAGCAGCGCATATGTGTTTCCTGATACCTGCCCGGTGTGTAACAGCCCGGCCATTCGCCCTGAGGGTGAGGCTGTACGCCGTTGCACGGGCGGCTTTACGTGCAATGCACAGGCAATCGAACGTCTTATCCATTTCGCCAGCCGCGATGCGTTGGATATTGAAGGACTGGGCGACAAATCGCTGCGCGATTTCTGGGATGAGGGCTTAATCAAGGTTCCAGCAGATATTTTTACGCTTGAATCGCGTGATAAAGACAAGGCGCTGGAAAAACGCGAAGGCTGGGGCAAAAAATCGGTTCAAAAACTGTTTGATGCGATTAACGCCAAACGCACCGTTCCGCTTGACCGGTTTATCTTCGCGCTTGGTATCCGTCAGATTGGCGAAACCACCGCCAAATTACTGGCACGTAATTATGGGTCTTGGAAAAATCTTAGTGAGCAAATGATTGAAGCAGCAGACCATGATAGCATCGCATACCGTGATTTTGTTGCGCTGGATGGTATTGGCAAGGTGATGGCGGATGATTTAATCGGCTTTTTTGCAGATAAGCATAACCAGAAAATTATCCGTGATTTATTGGACGAAGTAACAGTTGAGGATTTTGTACGCGTCGCCAGCGCAGCCACAGCGCTAACAGGAAAAACCATTGTGTTTACAGGCACCTTGCAGACGATGGGCCGTAATGAGGCAAAAGCCAAAGCTGAAAAGCTTGGCGCGCATGTAGCAGGCAGCGTTTCATCAAAAACCGATTACGTGGTGGTTGGCGCAGATGCGGGTAGCAAGGCCGATAAAGCGCGCGCACTAGGCGTCACCGTACTAGACGAAGCCGAATGGCTTAAGATGGCTGGGCTATAG
- the recN gene encoding DNA repair protein RecN, whose product MLTQLSIRNVVLIEKLELDCTLPSPGGLSVLTGETGAGKSILLDSLGLGLGARSEASLIRSGADQASVSLTFQLPKKHPSLALLNEQGLRDAGSSEPLILRRVISRDGRSKAFIDDQPVAVNLLKKIGELLVEVHGQFETHGLLNRETHIGFLDSFAGLAGDLAACELLYTAWQDAVAAYYKTKADVDAAQKQAEDIAAALSELKQLAPQAGEADMLAEKRTRLQSHEKIMDALQSAHRDISQDDKGAQRMAASARRVLTRAAEKAGELLNPALAQLDIAENALAEASALLENLLHSDAFDAAALEKSEERLFALRAAARKYRVNVDDLAKLHDELAAQADLLEHSGKELGKLEKEMAQKRAAFEAQAKKLHEARLEAAKGLQKAVHKELPPLKLENARFEVNVELLPLNEANAKGMSRVTFAAATNPGMPSGALHKVASGGELARFMLALRLCLAEDASATTLVFDEVDTGIGGATASAVGERLAKLGHTIQTLVVTHSPQVAARGNHHWRIEKQTVKGQMQTSAITLTGDARREEIARMLAGEKITEAARAAADSLLNGVEVSPAKKRKAS is encoded by the coding sequence ATGCTCACCCAGCTATCCATCCGCAATGTTGTGCTGATTGAAAAGCTGGAGCTTGATTGCACTCTTCCTTCTCCTGGGGGTCTGTCAGTTCTCACGGGCGAAACGGGCGCGGGAAAATCCATTTTGCTCGACAGCCTTGGGTTGGGTTTAGGCGCACGCAGTGAAGCAAGTTTGATACGCAGCGGCGCAGACCAGGCAAGCGTTAGCCTTACTTTCCAACTTCCGAAAAAGCATCCTTCCCTTGCGCTCCTTAATGAACAGGGATTGCGTGATGCGGGGAGCAGTGAACCGCTTATTCTGCGGCGCGTTATCAGCCGCGATGGGCGCAGCAAGGCGTTTATTGATGACCAACCGGTGGCCGTGAACTTACTGAAAAAAATTGGTGAGTTATTGGTGGAGGTGCATGGGCAGTTTGAAACGCATGGCCTTTTGAACCGCGAAACACATATTGGTTTTTTAGACAGCTTTGCGGGATTAGCAGGCGATTTGGCTGCGTGTGAATTGTTGTACACCGCATGGCAAGATGCAGTTGCGGCATATTATAAAACCAAGGCAGATGTGGATGCCGCGCAAAAACAGGCCGAAGATATTGCAGCCGCATTAAGTGAGCTTAAGCAATTGGCGCCGCAGGCGGGTGAAGCCGATATGCTTGCTGAAAAGCGTACACGGTTACAGAGCCACGAAAAGATTATGGATGCGCTGCAATCCGCACACCGTGATATATCGCAGGATGATAAGGGCGCGCAGCGCATGGCAGCATCGGCGCGGCGCGTATTAACGCGGGCAGCCGAAAAAGCCGGCGAACTTTTAAATCCCGCGCTTGCGCAACTGGATATCGCAGAAAATGCGCTTGCCGAAGCATCCGCCTTGCTTGAAAACCTGCTACACAGCGATGCGTTTGATGCCGCCGCGTTGGAAAAAAGCGAAGAACGGTTATTTGCCCTGCGCGCTGCCGCACGCAAATACCGTGTGAATGTCGATGACCTTGCCAAATTGCATGATGAATTGGCGGCGCAGGCCGATTTGCTGGAACATTCCGGCAAGGAACTCGGCAAATTAGAAAAAGAAATGGCGCAAAAGCGTGCAGCGTTTGAAGCGCAAGCCAAGAAACTGCATGAAGCGCGTTTGGAAGCCGCCAAAGGATTACAAAAAGCGGTGCACAAGGAATTGCCGCCACTCAAATTGGAGAATGCCCGCTTTGAGGTGAATGTAGAATTACTTCCGCTTAATGAAGCGAATGCCAAGGGGATGAGCCGCGTGACGTTTGCCGCCGCAACCAACCCCGGTATGCCCAGCGGCGCATTGCATAAGGTCGCATCGGGCGGTGAACTGGCGCGGTTTATGCTCGCGCTGCGCTTATGTTTGGCCGAAGACGCTAGCGCCACGACTTTGGTATTTGATGAAGTGGATACCGGCATTGGCGGTGCAACCGCCAGCGCAGTGGGCGAACGTCTTGCCAAGCTTGGCCATACCATTCAAACGCTGGTGGTTACGCATAGCCCGCAGGTTGCAGCGCGCGGCAATCACCATTGGCGCATTGAAAAGCAAACCGTCAAAGGCCAGATGCAAACCAGTGCCATCACCTTAACCGGCGATGCGCGGCGTGAAGAAATCGCCCGCATGCTGGCCGGTGAAAAAATTACCGAAGCGGCCCGTGCTGCCGCTGATAGTTTGTTAAATGGCGTAGAAGTATCGCCAGCCAAAAAGCGCAAAGCGTCATGA